In one Nocardia tengchongensis genomic region, the following are encoded:
- a CDS encoding serine hydrolase domain-containing protein, translating into MNGFVDGQVDPAFRAVRDVFEASFADGQNAGAAVAVLVDGRPVVDLWGGLADTRSNRPWLPDTPVVTYSCTKALTATAALQVAHRQSLGWDDPVTGWWPEYGVAGKDSTTLADLLTHRAGLPAFDAPVSTAEAADHRATAARLAGQRPVWKPGTEHGYHAMTFGWLLDEFVYRHTGFTVGEYVHRTFGDQLWIGAPPEVAARAARVGAPPAAEQAWTDPAPIAAATVAEMAQAYRDPASLALRASTNPLGSYNNPEVLAGGWPATGLVTTARALARFYADLVAGEFLPADVLAEAVRERVRGRDTVLTLESAFGLGYMLPSENLILPAPARDTAFGHPGAGGAIGLGDNVNRVAIAFTPNLRRDWLSGDRRAYNLVDAVYSAL; encoded by the coding sequence ATGAACGGATTCGTGGACGGCCAGGTCGACCCGGCCTTCCGGGCGGTACGGGATGTGTTCGAAGCGAGCTTCGCCGACGGGCAGAACGCTGGCGCGGCCGTCGCGGTCCTCGTCGACGGCCGTCCCGTCGTGGACCTGTGGGGCGGGCTCGCCGACACCCGGTCGAACCGGCCTTGGCTACCCGACACCCCGGTGGTCACCTACTCGTGCACGAAGGCCCTCACCGCCACCGCCGCGCTCCAGGTCGCACACCGGCAGAGCCTCGGCTGGGACGACCCGGTGACCGGCTGGTGGCCGGAATACGGTGTCGCGGGCAAGGATTCGACGACCCTGGCTGATCTGCTCACCCACCGGGCCGGACTCCCGGCCTTCGACGCCCCCGTTTCCACCGCCGAGGCCGCGGACCACCGGGCGACAGCCGCCCGGCTGGCCGGACAGCGGCCGGTGTGGAAACCAGGCACCGAACACGGCTACCACGCCATGACCTTCGGCTGGCTGCTGGACGAATTCGTCTATCGCCACACGGGTTTCACCGTCGGGGAATACGTGCACCGCACCTTCGGCGACCAGCTGTGGATCGGAGCGCCGCCCGAGGTCGCGGCCCGGGCCGCGCGCGTCGGCGCCCCGCCCGCGGCGGAGCAAGCCTGGACCGACCCCGCGCCGATCGCCGCCGCCACGGTGGCCGAGATGGCGCAGGCGTATCGGGATCCCGCATCGCTGGCGCTGCGCGCCTCCACCAATCCGCTGGGCTCCTACAACAATCCGGAGGTGCTGGCCGGCGGTTGGCCCGCCACCGGTCTGGTCACCACCGCCCGGGCGCTGGCCCGCTTCTACGCAGATCTGGTGGCGGGGGAGTTCCTGCCCGCGGATGTGCTCGCCGAGGCGGTGCGCGAACGGGTGCGCGGCCGCGACACCGTGCTCACACTGGAGAGCGCCTTCGGCCTCGGCTACATGCTGCCCTCGGAAAACCTGATCCTGCCGGCGCCCGCCCGCGACACGGCCTTCGGCCATCCCGGGGCAGGCGGGGCTATCGGGTTGGGAGACAACGTCAATCGGGTCGCCATCGCCTTCACCCCGAACCTGCGCCGCGACTGGCTCTCCGGCGACCGCCGCGCCTACAACCTGGTCGACGCGGTCTACAGCGCACTGTGA
- the puuE gene encoding allantoinase PuuE, with the protein MSALDPNYPRDMVGYGPNPPHPQWPGNANIAVNFVLNYEEGGENNVLDGDEASETFLSDIVPAAAFPDRHMSMETIYEYGSRAGLWRVLRLFEGRGIPLTIFGVARALERNPEAVAAFKRLGYDICSHGLRWISYQSVDAETERAHLEEAVRIITKLFGEAPKGWYTGRDSPSTRELVVEHGGFVYDSDSYADDLPYWVKVGDRDHLVLPYTLETNDMRFSSPAGFANGEEFFSYLKDAFDVLYAEGEAGAPKMLSVGLHCRIAGKPARAKALERFLDYVQSHDKVWLARRIDIAEHWRSVHPAP; encoded by the coding sequence ATGAGCGCTTTGGACCCGAATTACCCGCGGGACATGGTCGGTTACGGCCCCAACCCGCCGCACCCGCAGTGGCCGGGCAATGCGAATATCGCCGTCAATTTCGTCCTCAACTACGAGGAGGGCGGCGAGAACAATGTGCTCGACGGCGACGAGGCGTCGGAGACCTTCCTGTCGGACATAGTTCCGGCGGCGGCGTTCCCGGACCGGCACATGTCGATGGAGACAATCTATGAGTACGGCTCGCGGGCCGGACTATGGCGGGTGCTGCGCCTGTTCGAGGGGCGCGGCATTCCGCTGACGATCTTCGGGGTGGCGCGGGCGCTGGAACGCAACCCGGAGGCCGTGGCCGCGTTCAAGCGGCTCGGCTACGACATCTGCTCGCACGGCCTGCGCTGGATCTCCTACCAGTCCGTGGACGCCGAGACCGAGCGCGCGCATCTCGAGGAAGCGGTGCGCATCATCACCAAGCTCTTCGGTGAGGCGCCCAAGGGCTGGTACACCGGCCGCGACTCGCCGAGCACCCGCGAACTGGTGGTGGAGCACGGCGGATTCGTCTACGACTCCGACTCCTACGCCGACGATCTGCCCTACTGGGTGAAGGTCGGCGACCGCGACCACCTGGTGCTGCCGTACACCCTGGAGACCAATGACATGCGGTTCTCCTCCCCCGCCGGCTTCGCCAACGGCGAGGAGTTCTTCAGCTATCTGAAGGACGCTTTCGACGTGCTCTACGCCGAAGGCGAGGCGGGCGCGCCGAAGATGCTCTCGGTCGGGCTGCACTGCCGGATCGCCGGCAAGCCGGCGCGGGCCAAGGCGCTGGAGCGGTTCCTGGATTACGTGCAGTCGCACGACAAGGTGTGGCTGGCGCGGCGCATCGACATCGCCGAGCACTGGCGCAGCGTGCACCCCGCACCCTGA
- the dapB gene encoding 4-hydroxy-tetrahydrodipicolinate reductase — MTTNRIRVGVLGARGKVGQSICAGVEAAADLELVAQVDKGDALDAFTAAGTQVVVDFTHPDVVMPNLKWLVENGIHAVVGTTGFDAARLEEVKGWLAANPGVGVLIAPNFAVGAVLSMRFAEQAARFFDSVEVIELHHPNKADAPSGTAFRTAALIAAAREKAGVGRSPDATSQELEGARGADVDGVRVHSVRLAGLVAHQEVLFGTQGETLTIRHDSLDRTSFVPGVLLGVRKTPLRPGLTVGIDPLLDL, encoded by the coding sequence GTGACCACGAACCGGATCCGGGTGGGTGTGCTCGGGGCGCGCGGCAAGGTCGGGCAGAGCATCTGCGCGGGCGTCGAGGCGGCCGCGGATCTGGAGTTGGTGGCGCAGGTCGACAAGGGTGACGCCCTCGACGCGTTCACCGCCGCCGGCACTCAGGTCGTGGTCGACTTCACCCACCCCGACGTGGTGATGCCCAACCTGAAGTGGCTGGTGGAGAACGGGATTCACGCCGTCGTCGGCACCACCGGCTTCGACGCCGCCCGGCTCGAGGAAGTCAAGGGCTGGCTGGCCGCCAACCCCGGGGTCGGCGTGCTGATCGCCCCCAACTTCGCCGTCGGCGCGGTACTGAGCATGCGGTTCGCCGAGCAGGCCGCGCGCTTCTTCGACTCCGTCGAGGTCATCGAACTGCACCACCCGAACAAGGCCGACGCGCCGTCGGGCACCGCCTTCCGCACCGCCGCGCTCATCGCCGCGGCCCGCGAGAAGGCCGGAGTCGGCCGCAGCCCCGACGCCACCAGCCAGGAGCTGGAGGGCGCGCGCGGCGCGGACGTGGACGGGGTGCGGGTGCACTCGGTGCGCCTGGCCGGGCTGGTCGCGCACCAGGAGGTGCTCTTCGGCACCCAGGGCGAGACGCTCACCATCCGCCACGACTCGCTCGACCGCACCTCCTTCGTGCCGGGTGTGCTGCTGGGCGTGCGCAAGACGCCGCTGCGCCCCGGCCTGACCGTGGGCATCGACCCGCTGCTCGACCTGTGA
- a CDS encoding class I SAM-dependent methyltransferase, giving the protein MTTSPTTGNRAFNHVVTQFWGNVARAYDTAALQHLVYRPPQDQMVAELRAAGSRRIADIGCGTGILTTRIQRELRPDAVYGVDASAGMLEQARTRSAEVRWRHSAAEHLPFADGELDAVVTTSAFHFFDHPVALREFHRVLAPGGLVAIATMHPSGPASRPIQQLTRSPRFPAHAPSPRETRKLLTDAGFEVVDQRKVARPLPSWLIPDVITVGKRR; this is encoded by the coding sequence ATGACCACTTCGCCGACCACCGGCAACCGCGCCTTCAACCATGTGGTGACGCAGTTCTGGGGGAACGTCGCCCGCGCCTACGACACCGCGGCCCTGCAGCATCTCGTCTACCGCCCGCCGCAGGATCAGATGGTCGCCGAGTTGCGCGCCGCCGGATCCCGGCGGATCGCCGACATCGGCTGCGGCACCGGCATTCTCACCACCCGGATCCAGCGCGAACTGCGGCCCGACGCCGTCTACGGCGTGGATGCCTCGGCGGGCATGCTGGAGCAGGCGCGCACTCGCTCGGCCGAGGTGCGGTGGCGGCATTCCGCCGCCGAGCACCTCCCCTTCGCCGACGGCGAACTGGACGCCGTGGTCACCACCAGCGCGTTCCACTTCTTCGACCATCCGGTGGCGCTGCGCGAGTTCCATCGGGTGCTCGCACCCGGCGGCCTGGTGGCCATCGCGACCATGCATCCCTCCGGTCCGGCGTCACGCCCGATCCAGCAGCTGACCCGCAGCCCGCGTTTCCCCGCGCACGCGCCGTCACCGCGCGAGACCCGGAAGCTGCTGACCGACGCCGGTTTCGAGGTCGTCGATCAGCGCAAGGTCGCGCGGCCGCTGCCGTCCTGGCTGATTCCGGACGTGATCACGGTCGGCAAGCGCCGCTGA
- a CDS encoding esterase-like activity of phytase family protein — MRIRPATRRAVVAAAVCAAAVTAACSSGSDSADFTATAGQPLVISLDQLLAKTGGRAAVAVADPQHGTLSRRLDGALVYTPAAGYTGADSITVTTTDAVRLFTTDIPPIGEFGGVPVQASAYGSAFTPVPGSTDEFYGLTDRGPNVDGKGKNEKIAPVPDFTPQIAKLKLVGNKAVVESTILLKNPAGQPFNGLVDSSASTGETMKDLTGKVLPPTDHGIDSEGLVALADGTFWVSDEYGPFMVHFDAKGVELERLAPGRGLPKELAFRTPNQGMEGLTVTPDGSTLVGVIQSALNSPGVTNARETPVTRIVTVDLKTKAVKEFALPLEAPKEKLADSEITALSNTTFLVDERDGNKAPKANKKLWTVDISGATDIGPDAKIAGAQYDPEKGLLIEGKPLEVYVGAVPTADAIAALKKAGITPVAKNSNLDLGGLLDSLNADGKFFGHDKIEGVATNDHGKTLYISNDSDFGIEGLTGDQPPFGLKAKILPNGVQDTGEILAVDTTKLPAKTETKTVTLTVK; from the coding sequence GTGAGAATTCGTCCCGCTACTCGTCGCGCAGTCGTCGCCGCTGCCGTCTGCGCCGCCGCCGTCACCGCCGCCTGCTCCTCCGGATCCGACTCCGCCGACTTCACCGCCACGGCCGGACAGCCGCTGGTGATCTCGCTGGACCAGCTGCTGGCCAAGACCGGTGGCCGGGCCGCGGTCGCGGTGGCCGACCCGCAGCACGGCACGCTGAGCCGTCGCCTCGACGGCGCGCTGGTGTACACCCCGGCGGCCGGGTACACCGGTGCGGACTCCATCACCGTGACCACCACCGACGCGGTCCGGCTGTTCACCACCGACATTCCGCCGATCGGCGAGTTCGGCGGGGTGCCGGTGCAGGCCAGCGCCTACGGTTCGGCGTTCACCCCGGTGCCGGGCTCCACCGACGAGTTCTACGGACTGACCGACCGCGGCCCGAACGTGGACGGCAAGGGCAAGAACGAGAAGATCGCGCCCGTCCCGGATTTCACGCCGCAGATCGCCAAGCTGAAGCTGGTCGGCAACAAGGCCGTGGTGGAATCGACCATCCTGCTGAAGAATCCGGCCGGGCAGCCGTTCAACGGCCTGGTCGACAGCTCCGCGAGCACCGGCGAGACCATGAAGGACCTGACCGGCAAGGTGCTGCCGCCCACCGATCACGGTATCGACAGCGAGGGCCTGGTCGCCCTGGCCGACGGCACCTTCTGGGTCTCGGACGAATACGGCCCGTTCATGGTGCATTTCGACGCCAAGGGCGTGGAGTTGGAGCGGCTCGCGCCGGGCCGCGGCCTGCCCAAGGAACTCGCGTTCCGCACCCCCAACCAGGGCATGGAAGGCCTGACCGTCACCCCCGACGGCAGCACCCTGGTCGGTGTGATCCAGAGCGCGCTGAACTCGCCGGGCGTCACCAATGCCCGCGAGACCCCGGTGACCCGCATCGTCACCGTGGACCTGAAGACCAAGGCGGTCAAGGAATTCGCGCTCCCGCTCGAAGCGCCCAAGGAGAAGCTGGCCGACTCCGAGATCACCGCGCTGTCCAACACCACCTTCCTGGTGGACGAGCGGGACGGCAACAAGGCTCCCAAGGCCAACAAGAAGCTGTGGACCGTCGACATCTCCGGCGCCACCGACATCGGTCCGGACGCGAAAATCGCGGGCGCGCAGTACGACCCGGAGAAGGGTCTGCTGATCGAGGGCAAGCCGCTGGAGGTCTACGTCGGCGCGGTTCCCACCGCCGACGCCATCGCCGCGCTGAAGAAGGCGGGCATCACCCCGGTCGCCAAGAACAGCAACCTCGACCTGGGCGGGCTGCTCGACAGCCTCAACGCCGACGGTAAGTTCTTCGGCCACGACAAGATCGAGGGCGTGGCCACCAACGACCACGGCAAGACGCTCTACATCTCCAACGACAGCGACTTCGGCATCGAAGGGCTCACCGGCGATCAGCCGCCGTTCGGGCTCAAGGCCAAGATCCTTCCCAACGGCGTGCAGGACACCGGGGAGATCCTGGCGGTCGACACCACCAAGCTGCCGGCCAAGACCGAAACCAAGACGGTCACCCTGACCGTCAAGTAG